The DNA sequence CAGCGGCGCCTCGAAACGGCACTCGGCACCGGTGTCCGGATGCCTTAACCCGAGCACCGCGGCATGCAGCGCCTGACGCTGGAATGCCGCCAGCGCCTGGGCGGCGGCCGGCTCCATGTCGCGTACCGGGCGCGGCCGCCCGCCGTAGACCGGGTCGCCGACCACGGGGTGCCCGATCTGCGCCATGTGGACCCGGATCTGGTGGGTGCGGCCGGTGTCCAGCCGCACTTCGACCAGGGTATGCGCGCGCAGCCGGCGCCGCACCCGATAATGGGTGACCGCGGGCTTGCCGCCCGCGACCACCGCCATCCGCTTGCGGTCCACCGGATGTCGCCCGATCGGCGCTTCCAGGGTTCCTCCGGAGATCAGCACGCCCTGCACCAATGCCAGGTATTCGCGGTGCACGCTCCGTTCCTGCAGCTGCCGGACCAGCGCGGTCTGGGCGGCCGGCGTGCGGGCGACGACCAGCAGCCCGGTGGTGTCCTTGTCCAGCCGGTGCACGATTCCCGCGCGTGGCAGCGCCGACAGTTCCGGAGCGTGATGCAGCAGCGCATTGACCAACGTCCCCTCCCGGTGCCCCGCAGCAGGGTGCACCACGAGCCCGGCAGGCTTGTTGATCACGACGATCGCGGCGTCTTCATGCACCACTTCGAGTGCGATCGCCTCGGGCTGCGCAGCCGAGGCCGGGGCATCGGGAATCCGCAGCCGCACCCGTTCGCCCCCGCGCACCGCGTCCCGCGGACGGGGCTGGCTGCCGTCGACGGTCAGCGCGCCCTGCTTCAGCCATTGGGTAAGCTGGCTGCGCGAGTAGCCGTCGAAGACCCGGGCCAGTGCCGCGTCCAGGCGCATCCCCGCCAGCTCAGCGGGGATTTCCTGCTGCAGCTCTCGGGCGCGCACAGCGGCGCGTGGCGAAGGCACGTTGTTGTAGAATCCGACTGTCATGTACTGGAATCGAGGCTCCGCCGTGTCACTGGCCCGTTCGTTGATCGCGCTGATCGCCATCATAACCCTCTCCGGCTGCGCGGCCTGGCAACAGGATCCGACCCGCAACTGGTCCGCAAGCCAGCTCTACGGCGAGGCGAAGGCGGCGCTGGACAGCGGCGATTACCAGCAGGCGGTCGAGTACTACGAGTTGCTCGAAGCCCGATTCCCCTTCGGCCGCTACGCCCAGCAGGCCCAGATCGAGATCCCGTACGCATACTACAAGGCTGCGGAACCCGAAGCCGCGCTGGCCGCGGTCGACCGTTTCGTTCAGCTGAATCCGCGCCATCCCCACGTCGACTATGCGTACTATCTGCGCGGCCTGATCAACTTCAACCGCGATCAGGGCTTCCTGTCGCGCATCTTTCCGATGGATCCCGCCGAGATGGACGTGAAACCGCTGGATCAGGCGTTCCAGGATTTCGGCCGATTGCTGCGCGAGTTCCCGGACAGCCGCTACGCCGAGGACGCCCACCAGCGCATGATCTTCATCCGCAACACCCTCGCCAACCACGAGATCCGCGTGGCGCAGTTCTACATGGAACGCCGCGCCTGGGTCGCCGCGGAGCAACGCGCCCGCTACGTCGTGGAACACTACCAGGGCGCCGAGGCGATGCCGCTGGCGCTGGCGATCCTGATCCAGAGTTACCGCGCGCTGGATCTCGATGACCACGCGGACAACACGATGGCCGTGCTGGAATTGAACTTCCCGGACCAGGCCGCCGCAGTGCGAGCCGGGCGGACGGTGACCCTCGACGGCGACACCGGCGGCGTGCGTCGCTGGCTCGAACGCCTGCCCTTCTTTGCGAACTGAGACCGGATCCCGCCGCATCGTGCCGGCGGCGGCCCCAACGAGGCGATGCTACAGCGCTTCGTTGCCTTCCTCGCCGGTGCGGATCCGCACCGCGCGGTCGACCGGGCTCACGAAGATCTTGCCGTCGCCGATCTTGCCGGTGCGCGACGCCTTGATGATCACCTCGATGCAGCGGTCCACCCGGTCGTCGTCGACCACCAGGTCGAGTTTCACCTTGGGCAGGAAATCGACGACGTACTCCGCGCCCCGATACAGTTCGGTATGC is a window from the Thioalkalivibrio paradoxus ARh 1 genome containing:
- the rluD gene encoding 23S rRNA pseudouridine(1911/1915/1917) synthase RluD, translated to MTVGFYNNVPSPRAAVRARELQQEIPAELAGMRLDAALARVFDGYSRSQLTQWLKQGALTVDGSQPRPRDAVRGGERVRLRIPDAPASAAQPEAIALEVVHEDAAIVVINKPAGLVVHPAAGHREGTLVNALLHHAPELSALPRAGIVHRLDKDTTGLLVVARTPAAQTALVRQLQERSVHREYLALVQGVLISGGTLEAPIGRHPVDRKRMAVVAGGKPAVTHYRVRRRLRAHTLVEVRLDTGRTHQIRVHMAQIGHPVVGDPVYGGRPRPVRDMEPAAAQALAAFQRQALHAAVLGLRHPDTGAECRFEAPLPADFQALLDALVADATRAGGA
- a CDS encoding outer membrane protein assembly factor BamD produces the protein MYWNRGSAVSLARSLIALIAIITLSGCAAWQQDPTRNWSASQLYGEAKAALDSGDYQQAVEYYELLEARFPFGRYAQQAQIEIPYAYYKAAEPEAALAAVDRFVQLNPRHPHVDYAYYLRGLINFNRDQGFLSRIFPMDPAEMDVKPLDQAFQDFGRLLREFPDSRYAEDAHQRMIFIRNTLANHEIRVAQFYMERRAWVAAEQRARYVVEHYQGAEAMPLALAILIQSYRALDLDDHADNTMAVLELNFPDQAAAVRAGRTVTLDGDTGGVRRWLERLPFFAN
- a CDS encoding P-II family nitrogen regulator, which produces MKKIEAIIKPFKLEDVREALTEIGITGMTATEVQGFGRQKGHTELYRGAEYVVDFLPKVKLDLVVDDDRVDRCIEVIIKASRTGKIGDGKIFVSPVDRAVRIRTGEEGNEAL